The window GCTAATTTAACAGGAGCTAACTTGCGAGCTGCTGACCTCCGGGGAGCTGATTTGAGCGGTGCTAATTTAATAGGAGCTGACCTCAGTGGTGCGAATATCCAACAAACCGATTTAGGAGATGCGAATTTGATCGGTGCGGCTATGTTTCGAGTTAATGCGATCGGCGCCAATCTCAATCATACTAATCTCAGTCAAGCTAATCTCAATCAAGCCGAATTTATTGAAGCACATTTTTACGCAGCTAATTTATCTAAAGCTAACCTCGGACAAGCTCATTTCACCGGAGCATATCTTTTGAGGGCAAATCTCAGTTTTGCGGACTTGAGTGCTGCCGATTTCCGGTGGACAAATCTCGGCAAAGCTGATTTGAGAGGGGCGAATTTGACCGGGGCAAATCTCAGAGGAGCGAACTTGGCGGGAGCTAATTTGGGCGGCGCTCATTTGCAAAATACAACCATGCCTGATGGCAGCATTGTTTCACCATCATAGGTTTGTAGTGAGGACTCGCATTCCTGACTACCAATCAAATTGCTCATCGACAATTCACGTTTGTAGTGAGGACTTCAGTCCTTCCTGTGACTTTGAGTAAATGCGGACTCGCATTCCTCACTACGAACCAAATTTTTGATCTGTAATTAATTTCTACCCGCTGGCGATACATTGTACAGTCCTCTAACCGGGCCCGGTGCTGCCTGCGGTTGTTGCTCCTGCCTCGGTACAAACGGCTCTGGGGCTGCTGCTGCTGGGGAAATCGGGAAACAGCCACTCGGTTGAGGCGCTATCTGGCAAGCAGGAGGTAAAGCCATGATTGAGGCGTCAAAGGGATTGGTGGCATCCGGGACGCGGAGAATCGGATCGCTAGAAACCTGCCGCTGCATGACTCGTCGGTACATCCCGTTGATGCGGCTGGCGTCCCGCTCCATTTCTTTTTCGGGAAAGGCAACGACGCCGCTAGGAGCACCGATGCCTAAATAATCGCCCAAGTAACCTTGCAAGCTGACGTTGTGGTAAAAATCTCCTGAAGCTTCAAAGAATTGTCGGTTGAAGTCGTCGCCAATTGGGTGAAATCGAGCTGGTTCTGCTTGAGCTCCTTTGGCTGATGCCACTGCGACAGAAGCGACAGCGAGAATCAACGCGCCACTCAGACTTTTTAACTTTTGACTCATATATTTCAGCTTCTAGATTAATTACGGTTCCAATATAAACTGATTATCGGCGGATTATTTGTGTTTTCTACACGGTGTAAGTTATGGATGCTGCTGATTTAAATGTGTTGCGCGATCGACTTTTGGATTTGTTGTGCGAGTTTGCCTATCGCGAGGGCGACTTTGTGTTGTCTTCGGGACAGCAAAGTTCCTATTATATCAACTGCAAACCGGTGACTTTGCACGCTGAAGGTGCTTTGGCGACGGGGCGCGTACTCCTCTCGATGCTAGCGCCCCAAGTGCAGGCTGTGGGCGGTTTGACGTTGGGTGCCGACCCGATTGTAACTGCGGTAAGCGTGGTTTCGGCTTTGGAAGGTCGATCGATTCCAGCGCTAATTGTCCGCAAAGAGACGAAGGGACACGGCACAATGGCGTATATTGAGGGGCCCGTATTACCAGAGGGGACGAATGTAGCGGTGTTGGAGGACGTGGTGACGACGGGTAAATCGGCGATGCAGGCGGTGGAAAGGTTGCGTGGTGCTGGCTATAAAGTCGATCGCGTGTTGTCTCTGATCGATCGAGAGCAAGGTGGAGATCAATTATATCGCGAGCAGGGATTGGATTTTCAGGCCGTTTTTACGATCGCCGATCTCAAACAATGGCTTAGTACCAAAAAATAGGGCTCTAAGTTTATTGTATGGTTGGTTGGGTTTGTTGGGTTGGGCGATCGACATAACATTATCAACGTAAATCTTGTCAGGGCGGGTTCACTCTAATCTCTGGTTTAAAACCAGAGAATTTGTCAACCCGCCCCCAGTCAGAGATTAGCTTAGCGCTACAGGTTCCTTAGCAAGAAACTTCTCCAACTCAGTCAAAGCATCAGCATCAACCTTCGTCTGCATCGGACAGAACTTAGGCCCGCACATCGAACAGAACTCCGCAGTTTTGTAGATATCCGCCGGCAAAGTTTCGTCGTGATATTCCTTCGCCCGTTCTGGATCTAATGACAGCTCAAATTGACGGTTCCAATCGAAATTGTAGCGCGCTTTGGAAAGTTCGTCATCGCGATCGCGCGCACCCGGACGGCCCCGCGCAATATCCGCAGCGTGGGCCGCAATTTTATAAGCAATCAGCCCGTTTCTGACATCCTCAGCATTCGGCAATCCCAAGTGTTCCTTCGGAGTCACGTAGCACAGCATAGCAGTACCGTACCAACCAGCCATCGCCGCTCCAATCGCTGACGTAATGTGGTCGTATCCAGGTGCAATATCAGTCACCAACGGCCCCAAAACATAGAAGGGTGCTTCCGAACATTCCTCCATTTGTTTCTTGACATTAAACTCAATTTGATCCATCGGCACGTGGCCAGGGCCTTCCACCATTACCTGCACATCATGTTCCCAAGCTTTGCGAGTCAATTGTCCCAAAGTTTTGAGCTCGGCTAATTGAGCTTCATCCGACGCATCGTGAGTGCAACCCGGGCGCAGAGAATCTCCCAAACTAAACGAAACATCGTATTTTTTGAAGATTTCAATGATATCGTTAAAGTGAGTGTAGAGAGGATTTTGTTTGTGGTGATGGAGCATCCACCGCGCCAAAATGCCACCGCCACGAGAGACAATTCCAGTCAGGCGATCTCTCACTAATGGGAGATGCTCAATCAGAATTCCGGCGTGAATTGTTTGATAATCAACGCCTTGTTGAGCGTGTTTATCAATGATGTGCAGGAAGTCGTTCGCCGTCAGACTTTCCATATTACCGTGAACGCTTTCTAGAGCTTGGTAAATTGGTACAGTACCGATCGGCACCGGTGAAGCTTTGATAATTGTAGTGCGAATTTCATCCAAATTGCCGCCACCGGTGGACAAGTCCATCACAGTATCAGCGCCGTATTTAACCGCTAGTTTAAGCTTGTCCACTTCTTCTTCCATATTGGAAGAGTTCGGAGATGCACCGATGTTAGCATTGACCTTGCATTTAGACGCAATGCCGATCGCCATTGGCTCCAAATTCGTGTGATTGATGTTAGCCGGAATAATCATCCGTCCCCGTGCTACTTCGGCGCGGATCAATTCTGCTGGGAGATTTTCTCGCTTAGCAACAAAGTCCATTTCCTCAGTAATGACACCTTGACGAGCATAGTGCATTTGAGATACATTGCTGTGCCCGTTACGCTTAGCGATCCATTCGGTACGCATATCTTATGTCCTTCCTAAACAGCTTCCCTCCGCTGGTATTACCCAGACTCAGGTTCTAAGGGTGTTTTCTCAGCCCGGATCTTCGGGCACCCCTAGCTTTAGGCATATGATACTATCACTTATGTTGGGCAAAGATTAAATTTTCATAAAAAATTCCACAAGTCTGTAAATATTTAAGAAATTTAAGAAATTTTATTAAATATTAAATATATTTAATTTTGCAATTGATAAATGATTGTAAAGCGCTGCTATCCCTAGGTAATCGGACTTTCCTTACTGGTGATATTTTTCCTGTCAAAAAAGTACGCCCAACCAGCTATCTCCTCGGGAATCGCCTTAACCCAAAATCAAATCAATACTGACTGCAAACTCTGGAAAAGCCAGCGGCGAGACTTGTTCCCCGCGTTCAATCTTTTGTACTGAAGTGTAGCCGTTGGCCGTCGGATTGCGGTAAACTTCTAAACAGTTCGCTTCCAGATCCCACAACCATACTTCCTGAATCCCAGAACGAGCATAGTTCGGTACTTTCACATCGCGATCGAAATCAACATTGCTATCTGAAACCTCTACCAAAAGCAACACTTCTGAGGGTATTGGATGCGCTGTAGCGTAGTAATCAGCACGAGGCTGTAGCAATACAACATCCGGCTGAGGTTCAGTTCTTTCTGTCAACTGAATTGGATCTTGAACACCCAAAATAGCAAGTTCTTCTGGAATTGCGCTCAACCGCCGGACTAAGCGCTTTACACAACTTGCATGACGAGTACCAATTGCTGCCATGACGATAATTTCTCCTTCGATCAATTCAACTCTATCATCTTCACCAAAAACACCAGCATCAGCCATCAGGTGATATTCTTGGACTGTAAATAGCCGTCTTTGCATTTGAACAGACATAACTATTCTCCTTTTTCAGCAGTTATTATTATTTTAGCATATTCGTCTGTAATATTAAATTATCTCTAGTAATCGGCGCAGCTATTCCCTGGGAATTTTCCTAACCCAAAATCAAATCTATACTGACTGCGAACTCTGGAAAAGCCAGCGGCGAGACTTGTTCTCCGCGCTCAATCTTTTGTACGGAAGTGTAGCCGTTTGGCGTGGGATTGCGGTAAACTTCTAAACAATTAACCTCAAGATCCCACAACCATACTTCCTGAATCCCAGAACGAGCATAATTTGGTACTTTCACATCGCGATCGTAATTAACGGTACTATCTGCTACCTCTACCAACAGCAAAATATCTTCGCTATTTGGCAGGGATTCTTCATAAAAATCAGCGCGACGTTGTACTAAAGCAATATCAGGTTGAGGTTCAGAATTATCATCAAGGCTAATAGGATTTTGCACGCGGATAATAGCACGTGTTCGCACCCGATCGCCAAAAAACTCTGTAAGGCGATCGACACGGGCGGCGTGGCGCCTACCAATTGCTGCCATTTGGATAATTTCTCCTTGGATAAGTTCTACTCGTTCGTTATCTCTAAATACGCCAGCCTCACTCATCAGGTGATATTCTTGCACTGTAAATAGCCGTCTTTGAGTCTGAATAGACATAACTATTCTCCTTTGTCAACAGTCTATCTAAGCTTACCACAAAAAAAACCACTCCAAACGGAGTGGCGAAAAGAGGAAAACTTTAAATGGAAAATCTTAAAAAAACATGGTTTAAATCACGCCATAGACTTATTAGTAGGACAAGCAATTATTGCCCTACTAATAGCCTTAGAGTAGAGTAATTGCCGTAGATGCCGGAGCGCCGATCGCACCAGGGCCAAAACCTAAGTTTACAGTCCCAGCAGTTAACCCAGGAACATTGTTAATTGTCAGACTCACGCTCGTTTGACCGGGATTAAAGTTCACCGCACCTCCCGAGGGTTTCTGAGCGTAGGGCCCGATAATGTTGAAGTCTACATTGTTCACGGGTTGACCGCCGCCGGGAGCAACAATCAAAAAGTCGATCGAAGCTGAAACCCCAGTATTGCCGCTGCGGTTAATCGTAAAAGTTCCAGCAGCGCCGTCAGCAACAGAACCAGGAGACGAACCGTAAGAGAAGAAAGTAGGAGGTACAGCAGTAGTATCAACGATCGACAACACCGCAGCCGAAGGACTCGCCAAAGTACCGCCGCTCAAGAACAAATTCATCGTCTCAGTAGGCTCTGCGATGCTATCAAATAAACTTTGAACCGGAACTTGGGCGCTAGCTTGTCCCGGTGCAAAATTCACCGCTTGAACTACAGCCGTATAATCAGGTTGAGAACCCCCAGCCAGAGCAGTACCGTCGCCCGTGCGGAACAAAATCGTGGCCGGTACAGAAAGATCGCCACCGCGATTGATCGTAATCGGAGCAGTTTGGCCCTCGTTGACGCTGTAAGTAGCCGCACTGAAGAAAAACGTGTTTTGACCCGGAGTCGGAGTCGGCGCAGGCGTTGGAGTCGGCGCAGGCGTTGGAGTCGGAAAAGGCGTTGGAGTCGGAAAAGGCGTCGGAGTCGGCGTCGGAGTCGGGACGGGCGGCACATCCAGAATCGTCAAAATTGACGGATTGCTGCCCACATTGCCGCCGCTGAGTACCAAATTTATTGTTTCTGACGATTCCAGAATCATGTCGCTCAGAGCTGCAATCGTGAAACTAGCGCTATTTTGCCCCGCCGCAAAGTTCAGCGAACCCGCCGCCACAGTGTAATCAGGTGCGGTACCGCTAGAAGTCGCCGAACCATCAACTGTAGCGTAGCCGATCGTCGCAGCAGCAGTACCGCCCGATCGAGTAACGTTAATCGTCGCCACACCGCCTTCACTCACCGTGTAACTCTGCTGGCTGAATTGGAAAATACTCGCAGGCGTTGGAGTCGGCG of the Microcoleus sp. bin38.metabat.b11b12b14.051 genome contains:
- a CDS encoding pentapeptide repeat-containing protein — protein: MANIQHLALLKKGAVTWIEWRNLNPNLEPDLSEANLASVNLRGAHLGRSNLFKSDLFKAKLIAANLAESNLSLANLTGAQLLDTNLVKANLTGANLRAADLRGADLSGANLIGADLSGANIQQTDLGDANLIGAAMFRVNAIGANLNHTNLSQANLNQAEFIEAHFYAANLSKANLGQAHFTGAYLLRANLSFADLSAADFRWTNLGKADLRGANLTGANLRGANLAGANLGGAHLQNTTMPDGSIVSPS
- the pyrE gene encoding orotate phosphoribosyltransferase, which codes for MDAADLNVLRDRLLDLLCEFAYREGDFVLSSGQQSSYYINCKPVTLHAEGALATGRVLLSMLAPQVQAVGGLTLGADPIVTAVSVVSALEGRSIPALIVRKETKGHGTMAYIEGPVLPEGTNVAVLEDVVTTGKSAMQAVERLRGAGYKVDRVLSLIDREQGGDQLYREQGLDFQAVFTIADLKQWLSTKK
- the thiC gene encoding phosphomethylpyrimidine synthase ThiC produces the protein MRTEWIAKRNGHSNVSQMHYARQGVITEEMDFVAKRENLPAELIRAEVARGRMIIPANINHTNLEPMAIGIASKCKVNANIGASPNSSNMEEEVDKLKLAVKYGADTVMDLSTGGGNLDEIRTTIIKASPVPIGTVPIYQALESVHGNMESLTANDFLHIIDKHAQQGVDYQTIHAGILIEHLPLVRDRLTGIVSRGGGILARWMLHHHKQNPLYTHFNDIIEIFKKYDVSFSLGDSLRPGCTHDASDEAQLAELKTLGQLTRKAWEHDVQVMVEGPGHVPMDQIEFNVKKQMEECSEAPFYVLGPLVTDIAPGYDHITSAIGAAMAGWYGTAMLCYVTPKEHLGLPNAEDVRNGLIAYKIAAHAADIARGRPGARDRDDELSKARYNFDWNRQFELSLDPERAKEYHDETLPADIYKTAEFCSMCGPKFCPMQTKVDADALTELEKFLAKEPVALS
- a CDS encoding Uma2 family endonuclease; this translates as MSVQMQRRLFTVQEYHLMADAGVFGEDDRVELIEGEIIVMAAIGTRHASCVKRLVRRLSAIPEELAILGVQDPIQLTERTEPQPDVVLLQPRADYYATAHPIPSEVLLLVEVSDSNVDFDRDVKVPNYARSGIQEVWLWDLEANCLEVYRNPTANGYTSVQKIERGEQVSPLAFPEFAVSIDLILG
- a CDS encoding Uma2 family endonuclease, with protein sequence MSIQTQRRLFTVQEYHLMSEAGVFRDNERVELIQGEIIQMAAIGRRHAARVDRLTEFFGDRVRTRAIIRVQNPISLDDNSEPQPDIALVQRRADFYEESLPNSEDILLLVEVADSTVNYDRDVKVPNYARSGIQEVWLWDLEVNCLEVYRNPTPNGYTSVQKIERGEQVSPLAFPEFAVSIDLILG